One Nocardioidaceae bacterium SCSIO 66511 genomic window carries:
- a CDS encoding lysozyme, translating into MGSPKIRTAVFAALTAAALTFVASPVGATDDSAAAAGEPKPVAEKAGIDTHGDAYMGWRHTPAPPLTDSQSLRRTGDVGTQGSDVTGIDVSGWQGDVDWSSWKSKGISFAYVKATESTNYTNDYFTSQYNGSYNAGLIRGAYHFATPNTSSGAAQAQYFVDHGGGWSGDGKTLPGVLDIEYNPYGDTCFGMSPSQLSSWVKDFSDKYRDLTGRDVVIYTARNWWVPCMGDTTAFSQTNPLWAADYQNDPPPLFGGWGFHTFHQWTSDPLDQNYFNGSHDRLVALANG; encoded by the coding sequence ATGGGAAGTCCCAAGATTCGCACCGCAGTTTTCGCCGCGCTCACCGCAGCGGCACTCACCTTCGTCGCATCGCCTGTCGGCGCGACCGATGACTCGGCCGCCGCCGCCGGCGAGCCGAAGCCCGTCGCCGAGAAGGCAGGGATCGACACGCACGGCGACGCGTACATGGGTTGGCGTCATACGCCCGCACCGCCGCTGACCGACAGCCAGTCACTGCGCCGTACGGGAGATGTCGGTACGCAGGGCTCAGATGTGACTGGCATCGACGTATCCGGGTGGCAGGGCGACGTCGACTGGTCGAGTTGGAAGAGCAAAGGCATATCTTTCGCGTACGTGAAGGCGACCGAGAGCACCAACTACACCAACGACTACTTCACCAGTCAGTACAACGGCTCCTACAACGCCGGACTCATTCGCGGCGCCTACCACTTCGCGACGCCCAACACCTCCTCCGGCGCCGCGCAGGCACAGTACTTCGTCGACCATGGTGGAGGCTGGTCCGGCGACGGCAAGACGCTGCCGGGCGTACTCGACATCGAGTACAACCCGTACGGCGACACCTGCTTCGGTATGTCCCCAAGCCAGTTGAGCTCCTGGGTGAAGGACTTCAGCGACAAGTACCGCGACCTGACCGGTCGTGACGTCGTGATCTACACGGCACGCAACTGGTGGGTGCCGTGCATGGGCGACACGACCGCCTTCTCGCAGACGAACCCGCTGTGGGCCGCGGACTACCAGAACGATCCGCCCCCACTGTTCGGTGGCTGGGGCTTCCACACGTTCCACCAGTGGACGTCCGACCCACTCGACCAGAACTACTTCAACGGCTCGCACGATCGGCTGGTCGCACTCGCGAACGGCTGA
- a CDS encoding nitroreductase family deazaflavin-dependent oxidoreductase, with protein MTAPRGLLAGTIAAVAFVWVLFFIGLGGGLIPSVVQSVVYVALLVLTVRSRRLKVVLVRTVQRWTINPLMRLFLRIGVNPLGLAILETRGRRSGKVRRVPVGNGRQGDSFWIIAEHGMRAGYVRNIRADPHVRVRLRIGLRYRWVRGIATVLPDDDPLARQRSIIAWHPLRAYNAMNVRVLGGDLVTVHVRLLSMESRSDRALTERDERVRMNHPQRMLLTVGNAITV; from the coding sequence ATGACGGCACCGCGGGGGTTGCTGGCCGGCACGATTGCGGCAGTCGCCTTCGTATGGGTGCTCTTCTTCATCGGCCTAGGCGGAGGTCTGATTCCTTCCGTCGTGCAGTCGGTCGTGTACGTGGCGCTGCTCGTGCTGACGGTTCGCAGTCGGCGTCTCAAGGTCGTCCTCGTCCGCACCGTCCAGCGATGGACGATCAATCCGCTGATGCGCCTGTTCCTCCGGATCGGCGTCAACCCGCTCGGTCTGGCGATCCTGGAGACCCGCGGGCGGAGGTCCGGCAAAGTCCGGCGAGTGCCGGTCGGCAACGGCAGGCAAGGCGACTCGTTCTGGATCATCGCCGAACACGGCATGCGGGCCGGGTACGTACGCAACATCCGCGCCGACCCGCATGTTCGGGTGCGACTACGTATCGGTCTGCGTTATCGGTGGGTTCGCGGAATCGCAACGGTGCTGCCCGATGATGATCCGCTGGCGAGGCAGCGCAGCATCATCGCATGGCATCCGTTGCGTGCGTACAACGCGATGAACGTGCGCGTACTCGGCGGTGACCTGGTGACGGTGCACGTACGCCTGCTGTCGATGGAGTCTCGCAGCGACCGCGCGTTGACAGAGCGTGACGAGCGGGTCAGGATGAACCATCCGCAACGAATGTTGCTGACGGTCGGAAACGCAATCACAGTGTGA
- a CDS encoding TetR/AcrR family transcriptional regulator, which yields MGTESSESRRSAEITEALLDIVDRHGLDRVSVREVAAQAGVSIGTVQHYFPTKDTMLSGAYDEVVRRLRARLSAVRLGEDVRQNLSVVLRELLPLDKRRVAEVRIHLAFAARAATVPGLATTQRAALAEMHEALADALNAAWGSAPGEVRAELAAHAALAMADGLALHAVSSGRWLSRREQAEALELGLDALLALEPR from the coding sequence GTGGGAACAGAGTCAAGCGAGTCTCGAAGATCCGCCGAGATCACCGAAGCGCTTCTCGACATCGTCGACCGGCACGGACTGGACCGGGTGAGCGTCCGCGAAGTCGCAGCGCAGGCAGGTGTTTCCATCGGCACCGTGCAGCACTACTTCCCGACCAAGGACACGATGCTGTCCGGTGCGTACGACGAGGTCGTACGCAGACTCCGCGCACGGTTGTCGGCGGTGCGGCTCGGCGAGGACGTACGCCAGAACCTCAGCGTCGTACTCCGCGAGCTGCTACCGCTCGACAAGCGCCGCGTGGCCGAAGTACGCATCCATCTCGCGTTCGCGGCTCGTGCGGCGACCGTACCCGGGCTGGCCACGACTCAGCGCGCAGCTCTCGCAGAGATGCACGAGGCGCTCGCCGATGCGCTCAACGCCGCGTGGGGAAGCGCGCCCGGAGAGGTACGTGCCGAGCTCGCAGCGCACGCCGCCCTCGCGATGGCCGACGGCCTCGCCCTGCACGCGGTCAGCTCCGGCCGCTGGTTGTCTCGTCGAGAGCAGGCCGAAGCGCTCGAGCTCGGGCTAGACGCCCTGCTTGCATTGGAGCCTCGATGA